A section of the Kribbella sp. HUAS MG21 genome encodes:
- a CDS encoding FHA domain-containing protein, which produces METEFVLSLGDQRWTLPAGADTITIGRASNADIRLQADDQISRIHARLTRDAATWTLHDESRNGTGLNGHRLTTPTPLTTGDRIHIGRSVLTFHKSTLPTPNASNPPAPPTTPADDHAAHLPDASPQALPPTTPPVPAPDVPAAAPAHPADEFAPAHPADEFAPAHPADEFAPAADVRRNAPSASTPYPADSDQAFPADPAPDVPAAPVYPADEFAPAADARRSEPSASTPYRTESRQAFPADPGLGSEGSRGRAADGFAGERLGYGGSPDQPAAEADSPYASTRPTPEAPPGNRAPNANPFAPDHGASDANPFTSDDRASDANPFTSDDRASDANPFVPGNQAAASPFARDEPAAGGYSPFAPDRASDGGDPVAPDGRSPDGAGQSAPEGRSPGGGGRYSADEPVADGRNPFASDSRGDAGRGDEYGVVGLVPGFEGRDGRAGDGWAAYPSADNPEPVRSPWEVSARIEQSEPNWNQSDSWPDPTVASTDRRTKDRRSGGADPGVDGLPGADRRTESQPGADRRAQGRSADGDTDGADRRTSEGADRLPGTGEDDAVGTVRLGRVLIVAGGVIGLGLVVNLIVTFLSDGPGSALRWLVPPGIALIVGMALALADAAAPKPHRPSRLDVSVIVAIVVVLVGVGVGGFALTAGTEYVGGYLTGNESGEDRLIKPVSRTASGITITVENVTYTGHFTRIEVAVANAGKQPVTIPLDGTTFTAADGTALRADTGKSSWPSAFPAGGTEHGTVTFKSHLPDSADTAVLTFKPGSSTFTIPGVALSK; this is translated from the coding sequence GTGGAAACCGAATTCGTGCTGTCGCTCGGCGACCAGCGCTGGACGCTGCCGGCCGGGGCCGACACGATCACCATCGGCCGCGCCTCCAACGCCGACATCCGGCTGCAGGCGGACGACCAGATCTCCCGCATCCACGCCCGCCTCACCCGCGACGCCGCCACCTGGACCCTCCACGACGAGTCCCGCAACGGCACCGGCCTGAACGGCCACCGCCTCACCACCCCCACCCCCCTCACCACCGGAGACCGAATCCACATCGGCCGCTCCGTCCTCACCTTCCACAAATCCACCCTCCCAACCCCGAACGCGTCCAATCCCCCGGCTCCCCCAACCACCCCAGCCGACGACCACGCCGCCCACCTACCCGACGCGTCCCCGCAAGCCCTACCGCCCACCACCCCACCGGTCCCGGCGCCCGACGTACCCGCCGCAGCGCCCGCACACCCGGCTGACGAGTTCGCCCCCGCGCACCCGGCGGACGAGTTCGCGCCAGCGCACCCCGCGGACGAGTTCGCGCCCGCGGCCGACGTACGCCGCAACGCCCCATCCGCTAGTACGCCGTACCCGGCCGACTCCGACCAGGCGTTCCCGGCAGACCCGGCGCCCGACGTACCCGCAGCCCCCGTATACCCAGCAGACGAGTTCGCCCCCGCAGCTGACGCACGCCGCAGCGAGCCGTCCGCGAGTACGCCGTACCGGACCGAGTCCCGGCAGGCGTTCCCGGCAGACCCGGGGCTCGGTTCGGAGGGTTCGCGGGGCCGGGCGGCGGACGGGTTCGCGGGCGAGCGCCTCGGGTACGGCGGATCGCCGGACCAGCCAGCAGCCGAAGCCGACTCCCCGTACGCATCCACCCGACCGACCCCGGAAGCACCACCCGGCAACCGCGCCCCGAACGCCAACCCGTTCGCCCCTGACCACGGCGCATCGGACGCCAACCCGTTCACCTCGGACGACCGCGCGTCAGACGCCAACCCGTTCACCTCGGACGACCGCGCGTCAGACGCCAACCCGTTCGTCCCGGGCAACCAGGCGGCTGCCAGCCCGTTCGCTCGGGACGAGCCCGCGGCCGGCGGTTACAGCCCGTTCGCCCCGGATCGGGCCTCCGACGGAGGCGATCCGGTCGCTCCGGACGGCCGCTCGCCCGACGGCGCGGGCCAGTCCGCGCCGGAAGGCCGCTCTCCCGGCGGTGGCGGCCGGTACTCGGCGGACGAGCCTGTGGCCGACGGACGCAATCCGTTCGCGTCGGACTCGCGGGGGGATGCGGGGCGGGGGGACGAGTATGGGGTTGTGGGGCTTGTTCCTGGGTTTGAGGGTAGGGATGGGCGGGCGGGGGATGGTTGGGCGGCTTATCCGTCGGCGGACAATCCGGAGCCGGTGCGGTCGCCCTGGGAGGTGTCGGCTCGGATCGAGCAGTCGGAGCCGAACTGGAACCAGTCCGACAGTTGGCCCGATCCCACGGTCGCCAGTACGGATCGGCGTACGAAGGATCGTCGCTCGGGCGGCGCGGATCCGGGTGTGGATGGGCTCCCGGGCGCGGACCGGCGTACGGAGAGTCAGCCCGGCGCGGATCGTCGTGCCCAAGGACGCTCCGCGGACGGTGATACCGACGGCGCGGATCGTCGTACGAGCGAGGGTGCGGACCGGCTGCCTGGCACAGGTGAGGACGACGCCGTAGGGACCGTTCGGCTCGGGCGGGTGTTGATTGTGGCGGGAGGTGTGATCGGACTCGGCCTGGTGGTGAATCTGATCGTCACCTTCCTGTCCGACGGGCCCGGTAGTGCCCTGCGTTGGCTGGTGCCGCCGGGGATCGCCCTGATCGTCGGCATGGCGCTCGCGCTGGCCGACGCCGCCGCACCCAAACCCCATCGGCCCAGCCGCCTCGACGTCTCGGTCATCGTCGCGATCGTCGTCGTGCTCGTCGGCGTCGGCGTCGGTGGCTTCGCGCTGACCGCGGGAACGGAGTATGTCGGCGGCTACCTGACCGGCAACGAGTCCGGCGAGGACCGCCTGATCAAACCCGTCTCGCGAACCGCCTCAGGCATCACGATCACCGTCGAGAACGTCACGTACACAGGCCATTTCACCCGCATCGAGGTCGCGGTCGCGAACGCCGGCAAGCAGCCGGTCACGATCCCCCTCGACGGTACGACGTTCACCGCCGCCGACGGCACCGCGCTGCGCGCCGACACCGGCAAGAGCTCCTGGCCGAGCGCGTTCCCGGCCGGCGGCACCGAACACGGCACGGTCACGTTCAAGAGCCACCTGCCCGACAGCGCCGACACCGCCGTGCTCACGTTCAAGCCCGGCTCCAGCACCTTCACGATCCCCGGTGTGGCCCTCAGCAAGTAA
- a CDS encoding MarR family transcriptional regulator, translated as MSDLDVDRLTTVIEDFNTLFIRLPSVQRFNFSTLSVLHTLNRNGPLRLTALLATEQLKQPALTSLVAKLEQDGLVRREPDPTDGRASLLSLTDAGQEIVRSRHAHRVTKLAALVDRLTPDERAVLAGSIDVLHRITEIAEENA; from the coding sequence GTGAGTGACCTGGACGTCGACCGGCTGACCACTGTCATCGAGGACTTCAACACGCTGTTCATCCGGCTCCCGTCGGTGCAGCGGTTCAACTTCTCCACGCTGTCCGTGCTGCACACGCTCAATCGCAACGGCCCGCTCCGCCTCACCGCCCTGCTGGCGACCGAGCAGCTCAAGCAGCCCGCCCTGACCAGCCTGGTCGCGAAACTCGAGCAGGACGGTCTGGTGCGACGCGAGCCCGACCCGACCGACGGCCGCGCCAGCCTGCTCTCACTCACCGACGCCGGTCAGGAGATCGTCCGCTCGCGGCACGCGCACCGCGTCACGAAGCTCGCCGCGCTCGTCGACCGGCTCACCCCCGACGAGCGCGCCGTACTCGCGGGCTCGATCGACGTACTGCATCGCATCACCGAGATCGCAGAGGAAAACGCATGA
- a CDS encoding epoxide hydrolase family protein → MIATPIAVPDEVLDDLRRRLRATKWPRDAGNDDGFYGVRRTRLQPLVEYWADGFDWRAAEKAMNAYDHYRVDVGDVPVHFLRRPGVGPAPIPLILSHGWPWTFWHWSKVIDRLADPASYGGDPADAFDVIVPSLPGFGFSTPTRPDMNFWKIADVWHELMTGVLGFPKYAAAGCDVGALVSGQLAHKYADELYGIHIGSALKLDFFNGDRGWDLSGGRPIPEGLPPEIHAGIVAFERRFAAHLAAHVLHPSTLGYSLADSPAGMLAWILERWLSWSEGDDAFTDAELLTHATIYWAGNAIDTSIRTYANNNRYPWTPSHDRTPVIEAPTGITFVGYENPPGVHTPEQRVQHFLGSDRAAWYNHTNITAHPNGGHFIPWELPTEWTDDLRRTFRQVRRK, encoded by the coding sequence ATGATCGCGACCCCGATAGCCGTCCCCGACGAGGTTCTCGACGACCTGCGCCGCCGTCTCCGCGCGACCAAGTGGCCGCGCGACGCCGGCAACGACGACGGCTTCTACGGTGTACGCCGGACCCGCCTGCAGCCGCTCGTCGAGTACTGGGCCGACGGCTTCGACTGGCGCGCGGCCGAGAAGGCGATGAACGCGTACGACCACTACCGCGTCGATGTCGGCGACGTCCCGGTGCACTTCCTCCGCCGCCCGGGCGTCGGGCCGGCGCCGATCCCGCTGATCCTCAGCCACGGCTGGCCGTGGACGTTCTGGCACTGGTCGAAGGTGATCGACCGGCTCGCGGACCCGGCGTCGTACGGCGGCGACCCGGCGGACGCGTTCGACGTGATCGTGCCGTCGCTGCCCGGGTTCGGGTTCTCGACGCCGACCCGGCCGGACATGAACTTCTGGAAGATCGCCGACGTCTGGCACGAACTCATGACCGGGGTCCTCGGTTTCCCGAAGTACGCCGCGGCCGGCTGCGACGTCGGCGCGCTGGTGTCGGGGCAGCTGGCCCACAAGTACGCCGACGAGCTCTACGGCATCCACATCGGGTCGGCGCTGAAGCTGGACTTCTTCAACGGCGACCGCGGCTGGGACCTGAGCGGCGGCCGGCCGATCCCGGAAGGGCTGCCGCCCGAGATCCACGCCGGGATCGTCGCGTTCGAACGCCGGTTCGCCGCGCATCTCGCGGCGCACGTCCTGCACCCGAGCACGCTCGGCTACAGTCTCGCGGACTCCCCCGCCGGCATGCTCGCGTGGATCCTGGAACGCTGGCTGAGCTGGTCCGAGGGCGACGACGCCTTCACCGACGCCGAGCTGCTCACGCACGCGACGATCTACTGGGCCGGCAACGCGATCGACACCTCGATCCGCACGTACGCCAACAACAACCGCTACCCGTGGACGCCGTCGCACGACCGGACACCGGTGATCGAGGCGCCGACGGGTATCACGTTCGTCGGCTACGAGAACCCGCCGGGCGTCCACACCCCGGAGCAACGCGTCCAGCACTTCCTCGGGAGCGACCGCGCGGCCTGGTACAACCACACCAACATCACCGCGCACCCGAACGGCGGCCACTTCATTCCGTGGGAGCTGCCAACGGAATGGACCGACGACCTCCGCCGCACCTTCCGTCAGGTACGCCGGAAGTAG
- a CDS encoding helix-turn-helix transcriptional regulator — translation MSTDRPVGQMLREWRQRRKLSQLDLAIQADVSARHVSFVETGRTIPSSEMVLRLAEQLAVPLRERNRLLIAAGHAPVFRQTSLDAPDMTRVRAALEQVLDAHAPYPAVAVDRRWNLLLANDSFTAFLATVDRKLLAAPINLMRLGLHPQGLAIRNLEQVRGYLLPRLLRQAAASGDPMLHQLYDELVAHGPVDTTPPDPADIALPIHLHHRGTDLAFLSTITTFGTAFDVTLEEVAVETYLPADARTAAYFRRT, via the coding sequence GTGAGTACGGACAGGCCGGTCGGGCAGATGTTGCGGGAGTGGCGGCAGCGGCGGAAGCTGAGTCAGCTCGATCTCGCGATCCAGGCGGACGTGTCGGCGCGGCACGTGAGTTTCGTGGAGACGGGACGGACGATCCCGAGCAGCGAGATGGTACTGCGGCTCGCCGAGCAGCTCGCCGTACCGCTCCGCGAACGCAACCGGCTGCTGATCGCTGCCGGTCACGCGCCGGTGTTCCGGCAGACGTCGCTCGACGCTCCGGACATGACGCGAGTACGCGCGGCGCTGGAGCAGGTGCTCGACGCGCACGCGCCGTACCCGGCGGTCGCCGTCGACCGGCGCTGGAACCTGTTGCTGGCCAACGATTCCTTCACCGCGTTCCTCGCCACCGTCGACCGGAAGTTGCTGGCGGCACCGATCAACCTAATGCGCCTCGGCCTGCATCCACAGGGGCTGGCGATCCGCAATCTGGAGCAGGTCCGCGGTTACCTGCTGCCGCGCCTCCTCCGCCAGGCCGCCGCCTCCGGTGATCCGATGCTGCACCAGCTGTACGACGAACTTGTTGCCCATGGCCCCGTCGACACGACGCCGCCGGATCCGGCCGACATCGCGCTTCCGATCCACCTTCACCACCGCGGCACCGACCTCGCGTTCCTCAGTACGATCACGACCTTCGGCACGGCCTTCGACGTCACGCTCGAGGAGGTCGCCGTCGAGACGTACCTCCCGGCGGACGCGCGCACGGCGGCCTACTTCCGGCGTACCTGA
- a CDS encoding nuclear transport factor 2 family protein produces MTIEQLVVHAFQEFANGNLEPLRPLLHENFVEHNPDNPSGRDAFIESIGRAPVATAQLDLQHVIADDTHVVLHYLMTTPDSTRAVADIWRFENNQIVEHWDVVQPL; encoded by the coding sequence ATGACGATCGAGCAACTCGTAGTCCACGCGTTCCAGGAGTTCGCCAACGGCAACCTGGAGCCCCTTCGCCCACTCCTGCACGAGAACTTCGTCGAACACAACCCCGACAACCCGTCCGGCCGCGACGCATTCATCGAATCCATCGGCCGGGCCCCGGTCGCCACCGCACAACTGGATCTGCAACACGTCATCGCCGACGACACCCATGTCGTCCTGCATTACTTGATGACAACCCCGGACTCCACGCGAGCCGTCGCCGACATCTGGCGCTTCGAGAACAACCAGATCGTCGAACACTGGGACGTCGTACAACCGCTGTGA
- a CDS encoding alpha/beta hydrolase produces MVLPGEIVEPVRVGVRRGLGLAVRRRGDGGVPLLLVHGFPCTSRIWAHNLVPLAEAGFDVVAPDLRGYGDSDVAPDGFYDLNAFNADLTGLFDALGWDSAVVAGHDLGAMVAVDLANRHPDRVRRLVILDDSMPDLGEAFAAAGIPPTRAKPAVYDYQRLQGHHADALVAELATPEQRRRYIGEFYGHRLWCPPDAFDDADLAFLTEPYGDADRLRAAFADYEVVMGTRPLSAPELLDRPVRQPVLVLIGEDQVTLGDHADQRCAIAFPDAVGPFWIKGAGHFLPWERPTIVNRAIRTFCADLL; encoded by the coding sequence ATGGTTCTTCCTGGTGAGATTGTCGAGCCGGTGCGGGTCGGCGTACGGCGGGGGCTTGGGCTGGCTGTGCGGCGGCGGGGGGATGGTGGGGTGCCGTTGTTGCTGGTGCATGGGTTTCCGTGTACCAGCCGGATCTGGGCGCACAATCTGGTGCCCTTGGCCGAGGCGGGGTTCGACGTGGTTGCGCCGGATCTGCGGGGGTACGGCGACTCCGACGTCGCGCCGGACGGGTTCTACGACCTCAACGCGTTCAACGCCGATCTGACGGGGCTGTTCGACGCGCTCGGGTGGGACAGTGCGGTCGTGGCCGGGCACGATCTCGGGGCGATGGTCGCCGTCGACCTGGCGAACCGGCATCCGGACCGGGTACGTCGCCTGGTGATCCTCGACGACTCGATGCCCGACCTGGGCGAGGCGTTCGCCGCCGCGGGGATCCCGCCGACCCGGGCCAAGCCGGCCGTCTACGACTACCAGCGCCTCCAGGGACACCACGCCGACGCGCTCGTCGCCGAGCTGGCGACGCCCGAGCAGCGCCGGCGCTACATCGGCGAGTTCTACGGGCACCGCCTGTGGTGCCCGCCCGACGCCTTCGACGACGCGGACCTGGCGTTCCTGACCGAACCGTACGGCGACGCGGACCGGCTGCGCGCCGCCTTCGCCGATTACGAGGTCGTGATGGGCACCCGGCCGCTGTCCGCGCCGGAGCTGCTCGACCGGCCGGTGCGGCAGCCGGTTCTGGTGCTGATCGGCGAGGACCAGGTCACGCTCGGCGACCACGCCGACCAGCGGTGCGCGATCGCCTTCCCCGACGCGGTCGGCCCGTTCTGGATCAAGGGCGCCGGGCACTTCCTCCCGTGGGAACGCCCAACGATCGTCAACCGGGCGATCCGCACCTTCTGCGCCGACCTGCTGTGA
- a CDS encoding Uma2 family endonuclease, giving the protein MTAVPLPPAHLLTVAEYATLGEDETGRSELMEGNLVMSPSPSPDHNMAALRIALQLMPQLPQDLEVITDVDVDLELAPPDQPGFSRRPDVIVVRRTARPRVRAEGGLIRASEILVVTEIVSPGSRRTDNVVKRAEYADAGIPHYWIVDLQEPASLLACHLTEKFGYLDSEVVGGTFTSTAPFAVNLDLNDLR; this is encoded by the coding sequence ATGACAGCTGTCCCGCTGCCGCCCGCCCATCTGCTCACCGTTGCCGAGTACGCGACGCTCGGCGAGGACGAGACCGGCCGGTCCGAGCTCATGGAGGGCAATCTTGTGATGTCGCCGAGCCCCAGCCCGGACCACAACATGGCCGCGCTGCGGATCGCGCTGCAGTTGATGCCGCAACTGCCGCAGGATCTCGAAGTCATCACCGATGTCGACGTCGATCTCGAACTGGCGCCACCCGACCAGCCCGGTTTCTCCCGGCGGCCTGATGTCATCGTCGTACGCCGCACCGCCCGCCCGCGCGTTCGGGCCGAGGGCGGGCTGATCCGGGCGTCGGAGATCCTCGTCGTGACGGAGATCGTCTCCCCGGGATCACGCCGTACGGACAACGTGGTCAAGCGGGCCGAGTACGCCGATGCGGGCATCCCGCACTACTGGATCGTCGACCTCCAGGAACCGGCCTCGCTTCTCGCATGCCACCTGACCGAGAAGTTCGGTTACCTCGACTCCGAGGTGGTCGGTGGCACGTTCACCAGCACCGCGCCGTTCGCAGTCAACCTCGATCTCAACGATCTTCGCTGA
- a CDS encoding SDR family NAD(P)-dependent oxidoreductase: MRTVLITGATDGLGRELALRLGAAGDRVLVHGRDRGRAERVGAEIVAAGGPEPEILLAELGELRAVGKLAGGISGGLDVIVNNAGIGAGRPGTAREVSADGIELRFAVNYLAGYYLTRLLLPRLAPNGRIVNVASAGQQAVDFDDPMMERGWDGFAAYQRSKLAQIMFTVDLAAELPGVLVNALHPATFMNTTMVTESGVTPTSTVAEGADATMRLITGTDLPTGRYFNGLHESRAHSQAYDAHTRERLRELSDALIARAVG, translated from the coding sequence ATGCGGACTGTTTTGATCACCGGTGCGACGGATGGGCTTGGGCGGGAGTTGGCGCTGCGGTTGGGTGCTGCGGGGGATCGGGTGCTTGTTCATGGGCGTGATCGGGGGCGCGCTGAGCGGGTCGGGGCCGAGATCGTTGCGGCGGGTGGGCCGGAGCCGGAGATCTTGCTGGCGGAGCTGGGCGAGCTGCGGGCGGTGGGGAAGCTGGCCGGGGGCATCAGTGGGGGGCTCGACGTGATCGTGAACAATGCCGGTATCGGTGCCGGGCGACCGGGTACGGCGCGTGAAGTGAGCGCGGACGGGATCGAACTGCGGTTCGCCGTCAACTACCTGGCCGGGTACTACCTGACCCGGCTGCTGCTGCCGCGGCTCGCTCCGAACGGGCGGATCGTCAACGTCGCGTCGGCCGGTCAGCAGGCGGTCGACTTCGACGACCCGATGATGGAGCGCGGCTGGGACGGGTTCGCGGCGTACCAGCGCAGCAAGCTGGCCCAGATCATGTTCACCGTCGACCTCGCCGCCGAGCTCCCCGGCGTACTGGTCAACGCGTTGCATCCGGCAACCTTCATGAACACCACGATGGTGACCGAGAGCGGCGTCACCCCGACCAGCACCGTCGCCGAGGGCGCCGACGCGACGATGCGCCTGATCACCGGAACGGACCTCCCGACCGGCCGCTACTTCAACGGCCTCCACGAGTCCCGCGCGCATTCCCAGGCGTACGACGCGCACACCCGCGAGCGTCTCCGAGAACTCTCGGACGCACTCATCGCGCGAGCGGTCGGCTGA
- a CDS encoding AraC family transcriptional regulator, with protein sequence MSGGYQRITMSDQEPTPFGRVLLAGEVSDAEPLVPGPLHSLPGTVISLVTAGTGFYRHADGRTEPIVAPSLTVVLPGERHWYGTRPGQRWSEWFAVVEGPAFELLRRTERLTWSGPRPLPRGVRSADLALLLRGAPPRSGAEQQIWALAGWLSAALVLPVDDETARWDQAARLLSEDLAARLEMRDVAVQLDLEYDRFRRGFREHFGRSPLAYRNDRRLEVAATLLRATNLTCREIARRIGFSDEFHLSRRFRTHYGTSPTSYRAGSTDR encoded by the coding sequence ATGAGCGGCGGATATCAGCGGATCACGATGTCGGACCAGGAGCCGACGCCGTTCGGCCGGGTGCTGCTGGCCGGGGAGGTCTCGGACGCCGAGCCGCTGGTACCGGGACCGCTGCACTCGCTGCCGGGCACGGTGATCTCACTGGTCACGGCCGGTACGGGCTTCTACCGGCACGCCGATGGGCGGACCGAACCGATCGTCGCGCCTTCGCTGACGGTGGTGCTGCCTGGTGAGCGGCATTGGTACGGCACGCGCCCGGGGCAGCGTTGGAGTGAGTGGTTCGCTGTCGTCGAAGGGCCTGCGTTCGAGCTGTTGCGTCGTACGGAACGGCTGACGTGGTCGGGGCCTCGGCCGCTGCCGCGGGGTGTGCGGTCGGCGGATCTGGCGCTGCTGCTTCGCGGGGCTCCGCCGCGGTCGGGAGCCGAGCAGCAGATCTGGGCACTGGCGGGCTGGCTGTCCGCTGCGCTGGTGTTACCTGTTGACGACGAGACGGCGCGTTGGGACCAGGCGGCGCGGCTGCTCAGCGAGGACCTGGCGGCGCGGCTGGAGATGCGCGACGTGGCGGTCCAGCTCGATCTCGAGTACGACCGGTTCCGGCGCGGCTTCCGGGAGCACTTCGGTCGCTCACCGCTTGCCTACCGCAACGACCGCCGCCTCGAGGTGGCCGCAACCCTGCTCCGGGCAACCAACCTCACCTGCCGCGAGATCGCCCGCCGCATCGGCTTCTCCGACGAATTCCACCTCTCCCGGCGCTTCCGCACCCACTACGGCACCTCCCCGACCAGCTACCGAGCCGGCTCGACCGACCGCTAG
- a CDS encoding phytanoyl-CoA dioxygenase family protein, translated as MNSTSQLVSDAQVTQYAEEGYFVLENVIGPADLELLRGAAQFSMDRLDAAMEDAGVDRIGINAKGKRYFSNMVYQQRPELRSFIFGPVMERICRRVLGDNAFLFWEQYVIKAGDPDTTFAWHQDSGYVHENHTPYLTCWIALDDVTEENGSVYLLPYSRSGIKSYVKHLPIETGDQVCYFGSDPGLPVVVPTGSIVCFSSTVIHRSGANLTDKLRRVYLLQYSPEVIMNSDGTAPHGSFEPFLVDGKVATAHP; from the coding sequence ATGAATTCCACGAGCCAGTTGGTCAGCGACGCGCAGGTGACGCAGTACGCCGAGGAGGGGTACTTCGTCCTCGAGAACGTGATCGGCCCCGCGGACCTGGAACTGTTGCGCGGTGCCGCGCAGTTCTCCATGGACCGCCTCGACGCCGCCATGGAGGACGCCGGCGTGGACCGGATCGGCATCAACGCCAAGGGCAAGCGGTACTTCAGCAACATGGTCTACCAGCAGCGCCCGGAACTCCGCAGCTTCATCTTCGGCCCGGTCATGGAGCGGATCTGCCGCCGGGTGCTCGGCGACAACGCCTTCCTGTTCTGGGAGCAGTACGTGATCAAGGCCGGCGATCCCGACACCACCTTCGCCTGGCACCAGGATTCGGGGTATGTCCACGAGAACCACACGCCGTACCTGACCTGCTGGATCGCCCTGGACGATGTGACCGAGGAGAACGGGTCGGTCTACCTGCTGCCGTACAGCCGCTCCGGCATCAAGTCGTACGTCAAACACCTCCCGATCGAGACCGGCGACCAGGTCTGCTACTTCGGCTCCGATCCCGGCCTGCCGGTGGTCGTGCCGACCGGGTCGATCGTCTGCTTCTCCAGCACGGTGATCCACCGCAGCGGCGCGAACCTCACCGACAAGCTCCGCCGCGTCTACCTGCTGCAGTACTCCCCCGAGGTGATCATGAACAGCGACGGTACGGCGCCCCACGGATCCTTCGAGCCCTTCCTGGTGGACGGCAAGGTCGCCACCGCACATCCCTGA